One Alphaproteobacteria bacterium DNA window includes the following coding sequences:
- the bioB gene encoding biotin synthase BioB: MPDCTISNSPTRHDWTVAEIQALLELPLFELLDHARAVHRAHQPNDVQLASLLSIKTGGCPEDCGYCPQSAHHAKETGVAKERLMQVDAVLEKARAAKAAGAARFCMGAAWREVKDGAEFDAVCKMVEGVRELGMEACVTLGMLKQHQAEKLKAAGLTAYNHNLDTSPEFYGNVITTRDYDDRLQTLSHVRDAGITVCCGGIIGMGETTHDRASLLQTLSNLTPHPESVPINALVAVKGTPLEKQKPVDPIDLVRMVAAARITMPKARVRLSAGRSTLSREAQLLCLLAGANSFFYGEKLLTTPNNDTIADLELLKVAGLAASA; this comes from the coding sequence ATGCCAGATTGCACTATTTCGAATTCACCCACCCGTCATGACTGGACGGTTGCCGAAATTCAGGCTTTGCTTGAATTGCCGCTGTTTGAATTATTAGACCATGCGCGCGCGGTTCACCGTGCGCATCAGCCGAATGATGTGCAACTTGCAAGTCTGCTTTCGATTAAAACCGGCGGGTGCCCCGAAGATTGCGGCTATTGCCCGCAAAGTGCGCATCATGCCAAGGAAACCGGTGTTGCCAAAGAACGCCTGATGCAAGTTGATGCCGTATTGGAAAAAGCACGTGCGGCCAAGGCAGCTGGCGCGGCGCGGTTTTGCATGGGCGCGGCATGGCGCGAAGTTAAAGACGGCGCAGAATTCGATGCGGTATGCAAAATGGTCGAAGGCGTGCGCGAATTGGGTATGGAGGCCTGCGTGACCTTGGGCATGCTTAAGCAACATCAGGCTGAAAAACTGAAGGCAGCAGGTCTTACCGCATATAACCATAACCTTGATACATCGCCGGAATTTTACGGCAATGTGATAACGACACGTGATTACGATGACCGTTTGCAAACCTTATCGCATGTGCGTGATGCGGGCATTACGGTATGTTGCGGCGGTATTATCGGCATGGGTGAGACCACGCATGACCGCGCTAGCTTATTGCAGACCCTTTCAAACCTGACGCCGCATCCCGAAAGTGTGCCCATCAACGCATTGGTTGCTGTGAAAGGAACGCCGCTGGAAAAACAAAAGCCTGTTGATCCAATTGATTTGGTACGCATGGTGGCGGCTGCACGTATTACCATGCCAAAGGCGCGTGTGCGGCTATCGGCAGGGCGTTCAACTCTGAGCCGCGAAGCGCAGTTATTGTGTTTGCTCGCGGGTGCAAATTCATTCTTCTACGGCGAAAAACTACTGACCACGCCAAATAACGATACAATTGCTGATCTGGAATTGCTCAAAGTTGCTGGCCTT